In Eretmochelys imbricata isolate rEreImb1 chromosome 4, rEreImb1.hap1, whole genome shotgun sequence, a single window of DNA contains:
- the APELA gene encoding apelin receptor early endogenous ligand — protein sequence MRFQQLLYILFFLMMSLLLINGQRPANLALRRKLHRHNCSHRRCMPLHSRVPFP from the exons ATGAGATTCCAACAGCTCCTTTACATCTTATTTTTTCTCATGATGAGTCTACTCCTTATCAATGGACAGAGGCCAG CTAACCTGGCCCTGCGCAGAAAGCTGCACAGACACAACTGCTCCCACAGGAGATGTATGCCTCTCCACTCCAGAGTGCCCTTCCCCTGA